In Helianthus annuus cultivar XRQ/B chromosome 8, HanXRQr2.0-SUNRISE, whole genome shotgun sequence, a single genomic region encodes these proteins:
- the LOC110870669 gene encoding uncharacterized protein LOC110870669, with protein MDAVFRGDIGKTVEVYMDDLVIMSHEEDTMLGNIQRTFNSLHNVNLKLNPTKCSLGMEEGKFLGFIVTRDGFKVNPEKVQAIQLMPSPATIKEMQRLAGRLAALNRFLANHAAKSYPFISTLRNCAKKTDFQWTPEAEAAFKQIKEYLIQLPMLTAPKEKEPLILYLSAAEVAVGAVLMVERENIQTPIYYIILTNYHLGQILAKPDVAGRMAKWAIELGGYNILYRPRPAIKGQVLADLATEVPIDKVQECEAIQNPIPVFDDRVWTLHTDGAANDDGAGAGLRLVSPDDHELTYAIRLDFRSTNNEAEYEAFLAGLRLSLKMGAKNLEANVDSKLVAEQVNGHHDAKREAMALYLEQARALISQFQTFRVNHINRSENKHADALSKLAATSFKHLAKEVRIEVLSNPSVPRK; from the coding sequence atgGACGCAGTTTTTAGAGGCGACATTGGCAAGACAGTCGAggtatacatggatgacctcgtcatcatgagccaCGAGGAAGACACAATGCTTGGCAATATTCAGCGCACGTTCAACTCTTTGCACAACGTAAACCTGAAACTGAATCCAACAAAATGCTCTTTGGGCATGGAGGAGGGAAAATTTTTGGGCTTTATAGTCACAAGAGATGGGTTTAAAGTGAATCCAGAAAAAGTCCAGGCCATTCAGCTAATGCCATCACCCGCAACGATTAAAGAAATGCAAAGACTCGCCGGGCGCTTAGCGGCCTTGAACAGATTCTTGGCTAATCATGCGGCAAAGTCTTACCCATTCATCAGCACGCTGCGAAATTGTGCAAAGAAAACCGACTTTCAGTGGACACCCGAAGCGGAAGCAGCATTCAAACAAATTAAAGAATATTTAATTCAGCTGCCAATGCTAACTGCGCCTAAAGAAAAAGAACCATTGATTTTATACCTATCCGCGGCGGAAGTAGCGGTAGGTGCAGTATTGATGGTAGAGCGAGAAAACATTCAGACTCCAATTTACTATATAATTCTCACCAATTATCATTTAGGCCAAATCTTAGCCAAGCCTGATGTGGCGggaaggatggctaaatgggcCATTGAGCTGGGGGGTTATAATATCTTGTATAGACCAAGACCAGCAATTAAAGGGCAAGTTCTAGCAGACCTTGCCACAGAAGTTCCCATTGACAAAGTTCAAGAGTGCGAGGCGATCCAGAACCCTATTCCTGTTTTCGATGATAGGGTATGGACCCTACACACAGATGGAGCAGCCAATGACGACGGAGCCGGCGCAGGCCTTCGATTAGTCAGTCCCGATGATCACGAACTTACATATGCTATACGCTTGGATTTCCGAAGCACAAACAACGAAGCTGAATATGAAGCATTCTTGGCAGGTCTCCGCTTATCACTTAAAATGGGAGCAAAAAACCTTGAAGCCAACGTCGATTCAAAGCTTGTGGCCGAGCAAGTTAATGGCCATCATGATGCTAAAAGAGAAGCTATGGCATTATACCTTGAACAAGCTCGGGCATTGATCAGCCAATTCCAGACATTCAGGGTTAATCATAtaaacagaagtgaaaacaaacatGCGGACGCATTAAGCAAATTGGCCGCAACTAGCTTCAAACACTTAGCAAAAGAAGTGCGCATAGAGGTACTGTCCAATCCCTCTGTTCCTCGCAAATAA